In Tsukamurella tyrosinosolvens, the genomic window GGTAGTAGTCGGCCGCGGTGAGGCCCTCGCGCATCGCGTGCGGGGGAGGCTGTTCGCCCTCGTGCAGCGGCGCCAGCAGGTCGTCCTTGTCGTAGATCAGCGCGCCGCGGTCCCGGTCCGCCATCTCGTAGTCGTTCGTCATCGTCAGCGCGCGCGTCGGACAGGCCTCCACGCACAGGCCGCAGCCGATGCACCGCAGGTAGTTGATCTGGTACGTCCGACCGTAGCGCTCGCCGGGCGAGTACCGCTCCTCCTCGGTGTTGTCGGCGCCCTCCACGTAGATCGCGTCCGCCGGGCAACTCCACGCGCACAGCTCGCAACCGATGCACTTCTCCAGCCCGTCGGCGTACCGGTTCAGCTGGTGCCGACCGTGATAGCGGCCGGCGGTCTCCGACTTCTCCTCCGGATAGTTCTCGGTGACCGGCTTGGTGAACATCGTCCGCAGGGTCACGCCGAACCCGGCGAGGCCGAGGGGATCAGCCATGGGACGCCTCCTTCGCATCGGCCTCGCGCGGCAGGGCGCGCCGCGCGGGCTCGGACAGGTACTGGCCCGGCATGGGCGGCACCGGGAAGCCGCCGGCCATCGGATCGAAGGGCAGCGAGAACGTCTCCGGATCGGGGCCGGGCTCGGGCGCCTTCTGCCGACGGTGCCGCGCCACCAGGACGGCGAGCACGGCGAGCGTGAAGAGCAGCGAGACCACCGGGGCCAGCACCGTCGTCGAGTGCCCGGCGAGCGCCCAGGCCTGCACCGCCCCGGCGACGAGGACCCACGCCAGCGCCGTGGGGATCAGCAGCTGCCAGCCGAACCGCATGAACTGGTCGTACCGCAGGCGCGGCAGCGTGGTGCGCAACCAGATGAAGGCGAACAGGAAGCACCACACCTTGCCCACGAACCAGACCACCGGCCACCATCCGGTGTTCGCGCCCTCCCATAGGTTCAGCGGCCAGGGTGCGTGCCAGCCGCCGAGGAACAGGGTGGTCGCGAGGGCCGAGACCGTGGTCATGTTCACGTACTCCGCGAGCATGAACATCGCAAACTTCAGCGAGCTGTACTCGGTGTGGAAGCCGCCCACCAGCTCGCCCTCGGCCTCGGGCAGGTCGAACGGCGCTCGGTTCGTCTCGCCGACCATGGAGACCACGTAGACGACGAACGAGGGCAGCAGCAGGAAGACGTACCAGGTGCCCTCCTGCCGGGCGACGATCCCCGACGTGGCCATGGTGCCCGCGTAGAGGAAGACGGCGGCGAACGAGAGGCCCATCGCCACCTCGTAGCTGATCACCTGGGCCGTGGAGCGCAGCCCGCCGAGCAGCGGGTACGTGGAGCCGGACGACCAGCCGGCCAGCACGATGCCGTAGACGCCGATGCTGGTGATCGCCAGGATGTACAGCACCGCGACCGGAAGATCGGTGAGCTGCAACGGCGTCCACGTCCCGAACACGGACACCTGCGGCCCGAACGGGATCACGGCGAAGGCCATGAACGCGGGGATGGTGGCGATGATCGGGGCCAGCAGGTAGACGGGCTTGTCGACGCCGGCGGGCGTGATGCCCTCCTTGAGGGCCAACTTGATGCCGTCCGCGAGGGACTGCAGGACGCCGAACGGGCCCAGCCGGTTCGGCCCGTACCGGTGCTGCATCCGGGCCATGACCTTGCGCTCGATGAGGATCGCGGCGAGCACCGTCAGCACGAGGAAGGCGAAGATCGCCACGGCCTTGATCAGGATCAGCCACCACGGGTCCCGGCCGAAGGCGGAGAGGTCGACGGGGTCGTGCGGTCCGAGGGCGAGCGTCATCGCGCCACCCCGATCCCGACCACCGCGCCCCACCCGACGCCGAGCGTCGCGGCGACGGTGGACCCCGGCGAGTTCCGCGGCACCCACACCACGCCGTCGGGCATGTCGGTCACCTCCAGCGGCAGGGTGATGGTGCCGAGGCCGGTGGAGATCGAGACGTCGGCGCCGTCCGCGGCCAGGATCCCGGTCGCGGTGGCGGCCGACATCCGCGCGACGGGCCGCCGCGCCGTCGCCGCGAGA contains:
- the nuoI gene encoding NADH-quinone oxidoreductase subunit NuoI, whose translation is MADPLGLAGFGVTLRTMFTKPVTENYPEEKSETAGRYHGRHQLNRYADGLEKCIGCELCAWSCPADAIYVEGADNTEEERYSPGERYGRTYQINYLRCIGCGLCVEACPTRALTMTNDYEMADRDRGALIYDKDDLLAPLHEGEQPPPHAMREGLTAADYYRGSVDS
- the nuoH gene encoding NADH-quinone oxidoreductase subunit NuoH: MTLALGPHDPVDLSAFGRDPWWLILIKAVAIFAFLVLTVLAAILIERKVMARMQHRYGPNRLGPFGVLQSLADGIKLALKEGITPAGVDKPVYLLAPIIATIPAFMAFAVIPFGPQVSVFGTWTPLQLTDLPVAVLYILAITSIGVYGIVLAGWSSGSTYPLLGGLRSTAQVISYEVAMGLSFAAVFLYAGTMATSGIVARQEGTWYVFLLLPSFVVYVVSMVGETNRAPFDLPEAEGELVGGFHTEYSSLKFAMFMLAEYVNMTTVSALATTLFLGGWHAPWPLNLWEGANTGWWPVVWFVGKVWCFLFAFIWLRTTLPRLRYDQFMRFGWQLLIPTALAWVLVAGAVQAWALAGHSTTVLAPVVSLLFTLAVLAVLVARHRRQKAPEPGPDPETFSLPFDPMAGGFPVPPMPGQYLSEPARRALPREADAKEASHG